Proteins encoded by one window of Bacillota bacterium:
- a CDS encoding aspartate-semialdehyde dehydrogenase: protein MSMNVAVLGATGAVGTELLNLLAERNFPVGKLKLLASARSAGRRIQALGREIVVEEVSEAAFADVDIAFFAAGGEVSKQWAPVAVKQGTVVVDNSSAFRMDPQVPLVVPEVNAQDIKTQKGIIANPNCSTIIMAVALEPIHRAVGIERVVVSTYQAVSGVGARAITELEQQTRAVLNGEEPVMECFPGTSAKKHYLMAFNLIPQIDSFLEDGYTKEEVKMIDETRKIFHEPEMRITATTVRVPVYRCHSESINLELKGELSVAEAQRILAESPGIVVVDNPEEQEYPMPLDVTGKDEIYVGRIRVDQSIPHGLNLWVVGDQIRKGAALNAVQIAEQLL, encoded by the coding sequence ATGTCGATGAATGTTGCAGTTTTGGGTGCGACCGGCGCCGTCGGTACAGAGTTACTCAATCTCTTAGCTGAGCGGAATTTCCCGGTAGGGAAGCTAAAATTGCTAGCTTCGGCCCGGTCTGCCGGTCGTAGGATCCAGGCCCTTGGGCGAGAGATTGTAGTGGAAGAAGTTTCTGAAGCAGCCTTTGCCGATGTGGATATTGCCTTTTTTGCTGCCGGGGGAGAAGTCAGCAAGCAATGGGCTCCTGTGGCCGTTAAGCAGGGGACCGTGGTCGTCGATAACAGCAGTGCCTTTCGGATGGATCCCCAGGTGCCTCTGGTAGTGCCGGAGGTTAATGCCCAGGACATCAAAACCCAAAAGGGTATCATCGCTAATCCCAACTGTTCAACGATTATTATGGCGGTGGCTTTGGAACCGATTCACCGGGCGGTGGGAATTGAGCGGGTGGTTGTCTCTACCTACCAGGCAGTTTCCGGGGTGGGAGCCAGAGCCATTACGGAGTTGGAGCAACAGACTCGAGCTGTTCTCAACGGTGAGGAGCCGGTGATGGAGTGTTTTCCGGGAACAAGCGCTAAGAAGCATTATCTGATGGCTTTTAATCTCATTCCCCAGATTGATTCCTTCTTAGAGGATGGCTATACCAAAGAAGAAGTGAAGATGATTGACGAGACTCGGAAGATTTTCCATGAGCCAGAGATGAGAATTACTGCGACTACGGTGCGGGTTCCGGTATATCGTTGCCATTCGGAGTCAATCAACTTGGAGTTGAAGGGTGAACTCTCTGTTGCCGAAGCACAGAGGATTTTGGCGGAGTCTCCTGGGATAGTCGTTGTCGATAATCCCGAGGAACAAGAGTATCCCATGCCCTTAGACGTAACGGGTAAGGATGAAATTTACGTGGGTCGGATTCGTGTCGATCAGTCGATTCCTCACGGACTAAATCTTTGGGTAGTGGGGGACCAGATTCGAAAGGGAGCAGCGCTGAACGCAGTTCAAATCGCGGAACAGTTGTTGTAG
- a CDS encoding dipicolinate synthase subunit B encodes MSLAGVKIGFALTGSFCTFAEVVPQMAALKAAGAEIWPVLSPIVQSTDTRFGTASDWRNKIEQIAGRSSITNIVEAEPVGPKKLLDLVVVAPCTGNSLAKMANGITDTNVLMVVKSHLRNERPVVVGVSTNDGLANNADNIGKLLKRRHVYFIPFGQDDPEGKARSLVADWSKLLPTVEAALEGRQIQPILLRG; translated from the coding sequence ATGAGCTTGGCTGGAGTAAAGATCGGTTTTGCTTTGACGGGTTCCTTTTGTACCTTTGCTGAAGTGGTGCCCCAGATGGCAGCTCTTAAGGCTGCTGGAGCCGAAATTTGGCCTGTATTGTCGCCGATAGTGCAGTCCACCGATACAAGATTTGGCACAGCCTCAGACTGGAGAAATAAGATTGAGCAGATTGCCGGGAGAAGTAGTATCACTAATATCGTAGAGGCTGAACCCGTTGGCCCTAAGAAGCTGCTGGATTTGGTGGTTGTGGCCCCTTGTACCGGAAACAGCTTAGCTAAGATGGCTAACGGGATTACCGATACCAACGTATTGATGGTGGTAAAATCCCACTTGCGTAATGAGCGACCGGTAGTGGTAGGGGTATCAACCAATGATGGATTGGCTAACAATGCGGACAATATTGGAAAACTATTGAAACGGCGTCATGTATATTTTATCCCCTTCGGGCAAGATGACCCTGAAGGCAAAGCCCGATCCTTGGTTGCGGATTGGTCCAAGTTACTCCCAACCGTTGAAGCGGCACTGGAGGGAAGGCAAATTCAACCTATCCTATTGCGAGGGTAG
- a CDS encoding dUTPase, protein MLLGGQFIVRWEVVVDKLDDIFAKQRQLDDFLISERGLDFDTQVWVQKGVLAMISELAELLDEVNFKWWKNPTPVNEDRVKDEMVDILHFFVSMCNKIGMDSQELYERYLAKNEVNFRRQHGTGDKPGYELPAGPNKNVQP, encoded by the coding sequence ATCCTTCTTGGCGGCCAATTCATAGTAAGGTGGGAAGTTGTCGTGGACAAGCTTGATGATATCTTTGCCAAACAACGGCAGCTGGACGATTTTTTGATCTCGGAACGGGGACTGGATTTTGATACCCAGGTCTGGGTTCAAAAGGGAGTACTGGCGATGATTTCCGAGTTGGCGGAGTTATTAGACGAAGTGAATTTCAAGTGGTGGAAGAATCCTACACCGGTAAATGAAGATCGGGTAAAAGATGAAATGGTGGATATTCTGCATTTCTTCGTCAGTATGTGCAACAAAATTGGAATGGATAGCCAGGAGCTATATGAAAGATACTTAGCCAAGAACGAAGTTAACTTTAGGCGCCAGCACGGCACCGGCGACAAACCGGGCTATGAGTTACCGGCAGGTCCTAATAAGAATGTTCAGCCGTAG
- the dapA gene encoding 4-hydroxy-tetrahydrodipicolinate synthase, with protein MNSGFGTVITAMITPMLDDYSVDYQGAAELAEHLIENGSDGLVVAGTTGESPTLSDEEKVKLFATVVESVGGKVPVIAGTGSNNTAHTIELTKQAEKVGVDGVMLVTPYYNKPSQGGILQHFKTVVENTRLPVMIYNIPGRTGVNITADTMVELSKLRNVVAIKEASGSLDQIGEVIRRVGRDVKVYSGDDSLTLPVMAIGGDGVVSVASHVVGLRMRAMIDAYNSGRDKEAADLHLEMLPLFKNLFITSNPVPVKTALSMLGLPAGPVRLPLVSATEEEVAIIKQTLQNLNLV; from the coding sequence GTGAATAGCGGTTTTGGCACAGTAATAACTGCGATGATAACTCCGATGCTGGATGACTATAGTGTTGACTATCAGGGGGCGGCTGAGCTAGCTGAGCACTTGATTGAAAATGGTTCCGATGGCCTAGTAGTGGCGGGGACCACTGGCGAGTCGCCTACCCTCAGCGACGAGGAAAAGGTCAAGCTTTTTGCTACTGTGGTTGAGTCCGTTGGTGGCAAGGTTCCAGTGATCGCCGGTACCGGTTCCAATAACACTGCCCATACTATCGAGTTAACTAAGCAGGCAGAAAAGGTTGGCGTAGATGGAGTTATGTTAGTAACTCCATACTACAACAAACCCTCCCAGGGGGGAATTTTGCAGCACTTTAAGACGGTTGTGGAAAATACTCGGCTCCCGGTAATGATCTACAATATTCCCGGCCGAACAGGGGTTAATATAACTGCAGATACCATGGTGGAATTGTCTAAGCTGCGCAACGTAGTGGCGATCAAGGAAGCCAGTGGAAGTCTTGACCAAATTGGAGAAGTTATTCGTCGCGTCGGTCGAGACGTCAAGGTCTATAGTGGAGACGATAGCCTGACTCTGCCGGTTATGGCTATTGGTGGAGACGGGGTAGTTAGTGTGGCATCCCATGTAGTTGGTCTGAGAATGCGGGCCATGATTGATGCCTATAATAGCGGTAGAGATAAAGAAGCGGCAGACCTGCATCTAGAGATGCTTCCTTTGTTTAAGAATTTGTTCATTACCAGCAACCCTGTGCCGGTAAAAACCGCCCTGAGTATGCTGGGATTACCCGCGGGACCAGTGCGACTTCCCTTAGTGTCTGCAACGGAAGAAGAGGTTGCCATTATCAAGCAAACACTGCAGAACTTGAATTTGGTCTAG
- a CDS encoding YlmC/YmxH family sporulation protein, giving the protein MRFSELAGKEIISIDEGARLGVIDDTDLVIDTESGQIRSLLIRNRGSFFKRRTLVLGWSGIEKVGHDFVIVNLSDMESEAESLRRAGIDV; this is encoded by the coding sequence TTGCGATTTAGCGAGCTTGCCGGCAAGGAAATAATCTCCATCGACGAAGGGGCCCGACTGGGTGTGATTGATGACACTGATTTGGTCATCGACACGGAGTCTGGGCAGATTCGATCGTTATTGATTCGCAATCGGGGCAGCTTCTTTAAGAGAAGGACGCTGGTCTTGGGCTGGTCGGGTATTGAAAAGGTGGGCCATGATTTCGTGATCGTTAACCTATCGGATATGGAAAGCGAAGCGGAGAGTCTCAGGCGAGCGGGAATTGACGTCTAG
- a CDS encoding 4-hydroxy-tetrahydrodipicolinate reductase has product MSLTVAVCGALGRMGREVVKTIAAAPDLELTGAVDRGVDQPVDAGVAAGVGELGITVVSTLESLAANPPEILVDFTQPDSVMANAIRGLDMGSHLVIGTTGLSQGDLKQLDEAARATGRGVIVAPNFALGAVLMMNFAALAAKYFPDVEIIELHHEQKKDAPSGTAIKTAEMIRAAREANGFIDACWESLPGARGGDFDGIRIHSVRLPGFVAHQEVIFGLTGQTLTIRHDSTSRESFMPGVLLAIREVSKIEGLIYGLEHLLQL; this is encoded by the coding sequence GTGTCATTAACAGTAGCTGTTTGCGGCGCGCTAGGCCGTATGGGAAGGGAAGTCGTCAAGACAATCGCAGCGGCACCGGACCTGGAACTGACAGGAGCTGTGGATCGGGGAGTTGACCAGCCCGTCGATGCCGGTGTGGCAGCGGGGGTAGGTGAGCTGGGGATTACCGTTGTTTCGACTCTAGAGTCTCTAGCCGCGAATCCCCCCGAGATATTAGTGGATTTTACCCAGCCAGACAGTGTCATGGCCAATGCCATTCGCGGCTTGGATATGGGTTCCCACTTGGTGATTGGCACCACTGGCTTGTCCCAGGGAGACCTAAAGCAGCTGGATGAGGCAGCCAGAGCGACGGGGCGAGGGGTCATAGTTGCACCGAACTTTGCCCTGGGAGCTGTGCTGATGATGAACTTCGCAGCCTTGGCGGCTAAGTACTTTCCCGATGTGGAGATCATCGAGTTACACCATGAGCAGAAGAAAGACGCTCCTTCCGGTACTGCGATTAAGACCGCGGAAATGATCCGAGCGGCCCGGGAAGCCAATGGTTTCATTGACGCCTGCTGGGAGAGTTTGCCCGGAGCCAGGGGCGGTGACTTTGATGGAATCAGGATTCACTCCGTTCGCTTGCCCGGTTTTGTTGCCCATCAAGAAGTTATTTTTGGTTTGACCGGCCAGACGCTGACTATCAGGCACGACTCCACCAGTCGAGAGTCCTTTATGCCTGGAGTGTTATTGGCGATTCGGGAGGTCAGCAAGATTGAAGGGTTAATCTACGGGTTGGAGCACCTGCTGCAGCTATAA
- a CDS encoding polysaccharide deacetylase, translated as AQNGYRTIMWTIDTIDWQDPSPETIVQRVVGRAQPGAIVLMHPKPNTLKALPTIIDQLQSQGYKLVTVTELLQE; from the coding sequence GGCACAGAATGGTTATCGGACGATCATGTGGACCATTGATACCATCGATTGGCAAGATCCTTCACCGGAGACAATTGTGCAACGGGTGGTGGGTCGGGCCCAACCGGGAGCAATCGTCCTCATGCACCCCAAACCCAATACGCTAAAGGCGCTGCCGACGATCATCGATCAGCTTCAATCCCAAGGCTATAAATTAGTCACGGTAACGGAGTTGTTGCAGGAATAA
- a CDS encoding SH3 domain-containing protein produces MSQTFLVAILGILFYLSSLLGGHAPNSDWNGTNPPDTTFTSIGYVKDSPATLREGPGTDQTRLSVLEPESSVEILDETNGWYQVRTESGDTGWVAGMLIQSGAALKPGNYEVMGYYMGTSNNSSLQSLQRHHTQMTKVIPWAFSVTATGDVVNATPTNQLADLLKMVGENTELETLALISNYDQKTHKFSPEIASSVLRNPRQRSRAIANITKTLENWGVSGVNIDFEHVPPRDRDYYTLFIKELSEQLRPKGLSVTVAIPAKTYDDPNSNWSGAFDYAQIGRYADYVVLMAYDQHWTGGDPGPIASAQWVEQVVKYAVSQIPRQKVILGVPGYGYAWSGPGKGATVNYESAVRIANTGSGVQWDEQSKTPYANAQGREIWFENAASLGHKLDIVTKYGVKGIALWRLGQEDPNSWRIISAKL; encoded by the coding sequence ATGTCTCAAACATTCTTAGTCGCTATCCTTGGAATTCTATTCTATCTTTCTAGTTTGTTAGGAGGGCATGCTCCCAACTCCGATTGGAACGGGACCAACCCACCGGACACCACCTTCACGTCTATCGGTTACGTGAAGGACTCCCCAGCGACGCTGCGGGAAGGTCCCGGAACGGATCAAACCCGGCTGTCGGTGCTGGAGCCGGAAAGCTCCGTGGAGATTCTCGATGAGACCAATGGCTGGTATCAGGTGAGAACGGAGTCCGGTGATACCGGCTGGGTGGCGGGCATGCTGATTCAAAGCGGTGCTGCCCTCAAGCCTGGCAACTACGAAGTGATGGGTTATTACATGGGCACAAGCAACAACTCCTCGCTTCAGTCACTGCAGAGGCATCATACCCAAATGACCAAAGTGATCCCATGGGCCTTCTCAGTCACCGCGACGGGCGATGTGGTCAACGCTACTCCCACAAACCAACTGGCGGACCTTTTGAAAATGGTGGGAGAAAACACCGAGTTAGAGACCCTAGCTCTAATCAGTAATTATGACCAGAAGACCCACAAGTTTAGTCCCGAGATCGCCTCATCGGTGCTGAGAAACCCCCGTCAACGCAGTCGAGCCATCGCTAACATCACCAAGACCCTAGAGAACTGGGGAGTATCGGGGGTTAATATCGACTTTGAACATGTCCCGCCTCGGGATCGGGATTACTACACTCTATTCATTAAAGAATTATCAGAGCAACTTCGGCCCAAAGGACTGTCGGTCACCGTCGCAATTCCCGCCAAGACCTACGATGACCCAAACTCCAACTGGTCCGGTGCCTTCGATTACGCTCAGATCGGCCGCTATGCCGATTACGTCGTCCTCATGGCCTATGACCAACACTGGACCGGTGGCGACCCAGGGCCCATTGCCTCTGCCCAATGGGTAGAGCAGGTGGTCAAGTACGCGGTCAGCCAGATCCCAAGACAAAAGGTAATCCTGGGAGTTCCCGGATATGGCTATGCCTGGAGTGGTCCTGGAAAAGGAGCCACGGTCAATTACGAATCTGCCGTTAGAATCGCCAATACCGGTAGTGGAGTTCAATGGGATGAGCAAAGCAAGACACCCTATGCCAACGCCCAAGGCCGAGAAATCTGGTTTGAAAACGCAGCTAGTCTCGGACACAAACTGGATATCGTCACCAAGTACGGTGTCAAGGGGATCGCCCTCTGGCGATTGGGGCAAGAGGATCCCAACTCCTGGCGAATAATCAGCGCAAAGCTGTAG
- the dapG gene encoding aspartate kinase translates to MNIVVQKFGGTSVADHKDRRRAVQCVLQAVQQGESPVVVVSAMGRSGDPYATDTLVQLMQAEGDTLCERELDMLMACGELISSAIVAQAITAAGHRAVALSGGQAGIITDDSFGEAKILEVRSQRLIELIQSGRIPVVAGFQGATLQGDITTLGRGGSDTTATALAVALKAKRVEIYTDVAGIMTADPRLEPRARRLDSLTYQEVAELAHLGAKVVHPRAVEIAAEGDIPIYVRSLYSDDPGTVIASRRSQPIPIYSDKVVTGIAHVSNLAHVEIYTDGDFNDGLAIRLFEAVAGANISIDVIYMSPTLIAFNVHDSQADDLVEILQGLGLSGQFTVETGYAKVSAVGAGMRGVPGVMYRIVNALHRYGCSVFQTTDSHANISCLVKESRIQDAVRALHEEFELGM, encoded by the coding sequence GTGAATATTGTTGTCCAAAAGTTTGGGGGAACTTCCGTCGCCGATCACAAGGATCGCCGGCGGGCGGTCCAGTGTGTGCTGCAGGCAGTACAGCAAGGTGAGTCTCCCGTGGTGGTGGTCTCAGCCATGGGACGTTCGGGAGATCCCTATGCCACTGATACTCTGGTGCAGTTGATGCAGGCCGAGGGGGATACCCTGTGTGAGCGGGAACTCGATATGTTGATGGCCTGCGGAGAGTTGATTAGCTCTGCCATCGTCGCACAAGCTATTACCGCTGCCGGGCATCGGGCCGTCGCCTTGAGCGGCGGGCAAGCGGGAATCATTACCGATGATAGCTTTGGCGAGGCCAAGATTCTGGAAGTGAGAAGCCAGCGTCTGATAGAACTGATACAGTCCGGTCGGATCCCGGTGGTGGCGGGGTTTCAAGGGGCAACCCTGCAGGGAGATATTACCACCCTCGGCCGGGGCGGCAGTGATACCACCGCTACAGCCTTAGCCGTCGCGCTCAAGGCAAAGCGGGTGGAAATCTACACCGATGTGGCTGGGATCATGACCGCGGATCCGAGACTAGAACCCAGGGCTAGGCGCCTTGATAGCCTAACTTACCAAGAGGTGGCGGAACTTGCCCATTTAGGAGCGAAGGTGGTTCATCCTAGAGCGGTGGAGATCGCGGCAGAAGGGGACATTCCCATCTATGTTCGGTCATTGTATTCCGATGATCCGGGCACGGTGATTGCTTCTCGCCGCAGTCAGCCGATTCCAATCTACAGCGACAAAGTAGTGACTGGTATTGCCCATGTGAGCAACTTGGCCCATGTTGAAATTTACACCGATGGCGATTTCAACGATGGCTTGGCCATTCGCTTGTTTGAGGCGGTGGCCGGTGCGAATATTAGTATTGACGTGATTTATATGTCTCCCACATTGATCGCCTTCAATGTTCATGATAGTCAAGCCGATGACTTGGTTGAAATCCTTCAGGGTTTGGGGCTATCTGGGCAGTTTACAGTGGAAACCGGCTATGCCAAGGTTTCTGCCGTGGGGGCCGGAATGCGAGGAGTACCAGGCGTTATGTATCGGATCGTTAACGCGCTACACCGTTACGGCTGTAGTGTCTTTCAGACCACCGACTCACATGCTAACATCTCCTGTCTTGTCAAGGAATCCCGAATACAAGACGCAGTCCGGGCCTTGCATGAGGAGTTTGAGTTGGGTATGTAA
- the dpsA gene encoding dipicolinate synthase subunit DpsA: protein MERLDLGAITVTVVGGDAREVELIRGLVQSGARVQAVGFPPGLVSDSVIVYTDLYQALATADVVVAPMSNTDVHGKVEAVMDPSVSIQLDERAFARLRPGTPLFIGKAKPVIRDLADKYRIPVIETGEIDEIAIPNSIPTAEGVLMLAMERMPITLHGSRVVVVGFGRCGLTLGRMLQGIGAKTTVVARSLAQLARAAEMGLNILEIARLPEAVSVADLVVNTVPAPVLTGTVLAVMPKEALVIDIASAPGGTDFAAAKELGIEAIHALGLPGKVAPKTAGLILADTIPKLISQLMSQPKQPTSES, encoded by the coding sequence GTGGAAAGGTTAGACTTGGGGGCCATTACCGTTACCGTAGTTGGCGGTGACGCTAGGGAAGTAGAATTGATTCGTGGCTTGGTGCAGTCGGGGGCAAGGGTACAGGCCGTGGGATTCCCGCCGGGGTTGGTTTCAGATTCGGTGATTGTCTACACCGATCTCTACCAGGCTCTGGCCACAGCCGACGTGGTGGTAGCGCCCATGAGCAACACCGACGTGCACGGTAAAGTGGAGGCGGTAATGGATCCCAGTGTATCTATCCAGTTGGATGAAAGGGCCTTTGCGCGGTTGCGCCCAGGTACCCCGTTGTTCATTGGGAAGGCCAAACCCGTCATCCGCGATTTGGCTGATAAGTATCGGATTCCTGTGATTGAAACCGGCGAAATCGATGAGATAGCGATCCCCAATAGCATTCCTACGGCCGAAGGCGTGCTGATGCTGGCTATGGAGCGGATGCCCATCACCCTACATGGGTCTAGGGTTGTCGTGGTCGGCTTTGGCCGTTGCGGGCTGACCTTGGGACGGATGCTGCAGGGAATTGGTGCCAAGACGACGGTAGTTGCCCGGAGTTTGGCTCAGCTGGCTCGGGCTGCGGAAATGGGTCTTAATATTCTGGAAATAGCTCGCCTCCCGGAGGCGGTGAGTGTCGCGGATTTGGTGGTTAATACCGTGCCGGCACCGGTGCTCACAGGAACAGTCTTAGCAGTGATGCCAAAGGAGGCACTGGTGATCGATATTGCCTCAGCTCCCGGGGGAACGGATTTTGCTGCCGCCAAAGAGCTGGGGATTGAAGCTATCCATGCATTAGGATTACCGGGCAAGGTAGCTCCTAAAACCGCCGGTCTAATTCTAGCTGATACTATCCCCAAACTAATCAGCCAGCTGATGTCCCAGCCCAAGCAACCGACGTCCGAATCCTAG
- a CDS encoding insulinase family protein, with product MYEKSVLDNGIQVITESIPHVRSVTIGFWFKVGSRDEPASLQGVTHFIEHMLFKGTTTRSAKEIAETMDATGGSLNAFTSKEHTCYYAKVLDQHLPLAVELIADMVLNSRFDESDLAKEKGVIAEEISMYEDAPDELVHDLILEAAWGNHPLGRSTLGTYESIQGMDRNTLLEFMARHYAADKLVVSAAGNLCHDQVVELVGKAFASLPLRGEKRASIEITTDATTVVRWKDTEQVHLCVGNGGLAYSHPHRYPMYVLDTLFGGGMSSRLFQELRESKGLVYSAYSYHMGFQETGLFTIYAGTSPENLSTVLSLVRREQEQLCEEGVTAQELERAKEQLKGGLMLSLESTSNRMHRLAKALLYQEPVLTADEIIARIENVTREEVQNLACGMFGQGQPALAAIGAVTEQGLGASFLAANS from the coding sequence GTGTACGAAAAGTCAGTTTTGGACAATGGTATTCAAGTGATCACAGAAAGTATCCCCCATGTACGGTCGGTAACCATCGGTTTTTGGTTTAAGGTTGGCTCGCGAGATGAACCGGCCAGTTTGCAGGGGGTAACCCATTTTATTGAGCACATGTTATTCAAGGGGACTACCACTCGGTCGGCTAAGGAAATTGCCGAAACTATGGATGCCACCGGAGGTAGTCTCAATGCCTTTACATCAAAGGAGCATACCTGCTACTACGCCAAGGTTCTAGACCAGCATCTGCCCTTGGCGGTGGAGCTGATTGCCGATATGGTTCTCAATTCCCGTTTCGATGAGTCAGACTTGGCCAAGGAAAAGGGAGTGATCGCCGAGGAAATCAGTATGTATGAGGATGCTCCCGATGAGTTGGTGCATGATCTGATTCTGGAGGCTGCCTGGGGCAACCATCCCTTAGGTCGAAGCACCTTGGGGACCTATGAATCTATCCAAGGGATGGACCGAAATACTCTATTGGAATTCATGGCCCGCCACTACGCCGCGGATAAGTTAGTGGTTTCCGCTGCCGGGAACCTCTGTCATGATCAGGTGGTGGAACTGGTTGGGAAAGCCTTTGCCTCCTTACCCCTACGGGGAGAGAAGCGGGCCTCTATTGAGATCACCACCGATGCAACGACGGTGGTGCGGTGGAAGGACACAGAACAAGTGCATCTCTGTGTCGGTAACGGCGGCCTAGCCTACTCTCATCCCCATCGGTATCCGATGTATGTGTTGGACACCCTATTTGGTGGAGGAATGAGCTCTCGGCTCTTTCAAGAGTTACGGGAATCCAAGGGTCTAGTGTATTCGGCATACTCGTATCACATGGGCTTCCAGGAGACGGGCCTGTTTACCATCTATGCGGGGACTTCGCCGGAGAACCTAAGCACGGTACTGTCTTTGGTAAGACGGGAGCAGGAACAACTATGTGAAGAGGGTGTTACGGCCCAGGAGCTAGAGCGAGCCAAGGAACAATTAAAAGGCGGATTAATGCTGAGTCTGGAAAGCACCAGCAACCGCATGCATCGCCTGGCGAAGGCCTTGCTATACCAGGAACCGGTGCTCACCGCCGATGAAATCATTGCCCGGATTGAGAACGTGACCAGGGAAGAGGTACAGAACTTGGCCTGCGGAATGTTTGGGCAGGGACAGCCAGCCTTGGCAGCCATCGGTGCGGTAACGGAGCAAGGCCTGGGGGCATCCTTCTTGGCGGCCAATTCATAG